The Pelosinus sp. IPA-1 genome contains a region encoding:
- a CDS encoding DUF3311 domain-containing protein, whose protein sequence is MNTLKIILTLLPFVWTIGMVSFANKVFPIVLGLPFLAFWFVAGIFLAFLCLQAIYFIDSRHKQDS, encoded by the coding sequence ATGAATACCTTAAAAATAATTCTAACCCTTCTTCCCTTTGTTTGGACAATTGGTATGGTCTCCTTTGCAAACAAAGTTTTTCCGATTGTGCTAGGATTACCCTTTTTAGCTTTTTGGTTTGTCGCTGGGATTTTCCTTGCTTTCCTTTGCTTACAGGCTATTTATTTCATTGATTCAAGACATAAGCAAGACTCTTAA
- a CDS encoding sodium:solute symporter family protein, giving the protein MSNETVSLLIIFLFIITATIIGLIPGMNKKMNLEEWAVGGRNFGRWLNWFILAGEIYTAFAFLGASGWAYSRGGPTFYILGYGALAYIVGYYLLPTISPIGRKHGLMTQPDLIEHLYDSKNLSLLTAIIGVAFLLPYLQLQLTGLGLIIETCSYGQLTRIPAMLIAFILVASFVYLSGLKGVASTAVLKDILLMIAVVFFGLYLPIHYFGSLGGMFEAIEIAKPGFLALPGGTKNFDVSWVMSTLVVTSLGFYMWPHFTTNSFSARNPDVLRHNAIYLPLYQICLLFPMLVGFAALLLLEAPLKTPDMAFMTIVQKLFPGWTLGLVGGAGALACMIPAADLLLSTSMLFTRNIYSKTIGKNTSPNNLINVARITLLALTTIALCLAIFLPNMLVNLLLTGYSGVTQFFPMIVLGLYWKKATRLGAYSGLIIGEILVFTLILGKMDPLPFAGMNLNAGFVALLANSIVFVLVSLVTYTPIKAKSEVNL; this is encoded by the coding sequence ATGAGTAATGAAACAGTTTCACTTTTAATTATATTTTTGTTTATTATTACAGCAACAATTATCGGGTTAATTCCTGGCATGAATAAGAAGATGAATCTTGAAGAATGGGCCGTTGGCGGACGTAATTTTGGCAGATGGCTAAATTGGTTTATCTTAGCAGGTGAAATTTATACTGCTTTTGCCTTTTTAGGTGCTAGTGGCTGGGCTTATTCTCGTGGAGGCCCAACTTTTTACATATTAGGTTATGGTGCCTTAGCCTATATTGTCGGGTACTATCTGTTACCTACCATTTCGCCCATTGGTCGCAAACATGGTCTAATGACGCAACCTGATTTAATTGAGCATTTATATGACAGTAAAAACTTAAGCTTATTGACTGCAATTATTGGCGTTGCTTTTTTGCTTCCCTATTTACAACTACAATTAACTGGTCTTGGACTCATTATTGAGACTTGCTCTTATGGACAACTTACTCGAATTCCTGCAATGTTAATTGCTTTCATTTTAGTTGCCTCCTTTGTATATTTGAGTGGCCTAAAAGGTGTCGCTTCTACAGCTGTGCTAAAAGATATACTATTAATGATTGCTGTTGTCTTCTTCGGCCTATACCTACCTATCCACTATTTTGGCAGTTTAGGTGGTATGTTTGAAGCAATCGAAATTGCCAAACCAGGTTTTCTTGCCTTGCCAGGGGGAACAAAAAACTTTGATGTAAGTTGGGTAATGTCTACTTTAGTCGTAACAAGCCTAGGGTTTTACATGTGGCCACATTTCACCACCAATAGTTTTAGCGCCCGTAATCCTGACGTACTCCGCCATAATGCAATTTACTTACCCCTATACCAAATTTGTTTGCTATTCCCAATGCTAGTGGGATTTGCTGCTCTGCTTTTACTCGAAGCACCTTTGAAAACACCTGATATGGCCTTCATGACCATAGTACAAAAACTTTTTCCCGGCTGGACGTTAGGCCTTGTTGGCGGTGCAGGTGCCTTGGCTTGTATGATTCCAGCTGCCGATTTACTTCTGTCTACCTCAATGCTCTTTACCCGCAATATTTACAGCAAAACCATTGGAAAGAATACGTCCCCGAATAACCTAATCAATGTTGCAAGAATTACATTGCTAGCACTTACTACCATTGCTCTTTGTTTGGCTATTTTTCTTCCCAATATGCTTGTTAACTTACTCCTTACAGGGTACTCAGGTGTTACACAATTCTTTCCTATGATTGTGCTAGGGCTTTATTGGAAAAAAGCCACAAGGCTCGGAGCCTATTCAGGATTGATAATCGGGGAAATTCTCGTATTCACTTTGATTCTAGGAAAAATGGATCCTTTACCCTTCGCTGGTATGAATTTAAACGCAGGTTTTGTAGCTTTGCTTGCTAATTCAATTGTTTTTGTTCTGGTAAGCTTAGTTACCTATACTCCTATAAAAGCAAAAAGCGAGGTTAATCTATAA
- a CDS encoding amidohydrolase: MTTIGVIAQKHHKSVIELRRYLHRFPELSNQEFNTQKHIIKELTAIGLACHSIAKTGVIAELEGGKPGKTIAIRADMDALEIVDECGKSYQSQNHGVCHACGHDGHVAMLIGVAKILVEIKEEIEGKIRFLFQPSEEHFPGGAKFMIEEGALDGVDAIIGAHLWEPMKVGTIGITFDRLMASPDEFTIKIKGRGGHGSMPQQTVDALLVGAQLTVALQTIVSRNVDPLEQAVVSLGYFRAGETFNIIPDTAVIKGTVRSFEPSIRALIFERIEQITKGICEANNASYEFEKVLGFPALINHPEYSKVIGEAGVIVLGKENVLTINPVMGGEDFSYYLEKVPGAFFFIGVGNVEKGIIYPQHHPKYDIDEDALCYGMEIMATAALALAHK; this comes from the coding sequence ATGACAACTATCGGAGTTATTGCACAGAAACACCATAAATCGGTTATAGAGTTAAGAAGATATCTTCATAGATTTCCTGAGCTTAGTAATCAAGAGTTTAATACTCAGAAGCATATAATAAAGGAGTTAACAGCGATTGGCCTTGCGTGTCATTCCATTGCTAAAACAGGAGTAATTGCCGAGCTTGAAGGCGGTAAACCTGGTAAAACCATTGCTATTAGAGCGGATATGGATGCTTTAGAGATAGTTGATGAATGTGGTAAGTCTTATCAATCTCAAAACCATGGTGTATGTCACGCCTGTGGGCATGATGGGCACGTAGCCATGTTGATTGGTGTTGCTAAGATCTTGGTCGAAATAAAAGAAGAAATTGAAGGGAAAATTCGTTTTTTATTTCAACCAAGTGAGGAACACTTTCCTGGTGGAGCAAAATTTATGATTGAGGAAGGCGCCTTAGATGGAGTCGATGCTATTATTGGTGCTCATCTTTGGGAACCTATGAAGGTAGGCACGATTGGTATTACTTTTGATCGGCTTATGGCTTCGCCGGATGAGTTTACTATTAAGATTAAAGGGCGAGGCGGGCATGGGTCTATGCCGCAACAAACTGTAGATGCATTATTAGTTGGTGCACAATTAACAGTGGCTTTACAGACAATTGTCAGTCGCAATGTAGATCCTCTTGAACAAGCTGTAGTTTCATTAGGCTATTTTAGAGCTGGAGAAACTTTCAATATTATACCGGACACAGCCGTGATCAAAGGAACTGTTCGGTCTTTTGAACCATCGATTCGTGCTCTTATTTTTGAAAGAATTGAGCAAATTACCAAAGGAATTTGTGAAGCTAATAATGCATCCTACGAATTTGAAAAAGTATTAGGCTTCCCTGCTTTGATTAATCATCCTGAATATTCGAAAGTGATTGGTGAGGCAGGCGTCATAGTTCTTGGCAAAGAAAATGTTCTAACCATTAATCCGGTCATGGGTGGGGAAGATTTTTCGTATTACTTAGAAAAAGTACCTGGAGCGTTCTTCTTTATTGGTGTAGGTAATGTTGAGAAAGGAATCATTTATCCGCAACATCATCCTAAATATGATATAGATGAAGATGCTTTATGTTATGGTATGGAAATTATGGCAACTGCTGCCCTTGCGCTGGCTCATAAATAA